A single region of the Carboxydothermus pertinax genome encodes:
- the nirJ2 gene encoding putative heme d1 biosynthesis radical SAM protein NirJ2, with translation MLVSWNTTNQCNLYCEHCYRDAGAKAEEELSTEEGKALIDEIVKAGFKIMIFSGGEPLMREDILELVEYASQKGLKPVFGTNGTLITYEMAQKLKKAGALAMGISLDSVDPQKHDRFRASPGSWEKAVEGMKNCKAAGLPFQIHTTVVEWNYDEVEQLTDFAVEIGAIAHHIFFLVPTGRAVNIEQESLRAEQYEKLLHRIMKKQQEVPIELKPTCAPQFMRIAKQMGMDLRFGRGCLAGTSYCIISPKGDVQPCAYLNIPLGNVREIPFSEIWKNHPVLKELRTLNYKGGCGTCKYKEICGGCRARAYFYHDGDYMAEEPWCLYQGRKGY, from the coding sequence ATGTTAGTTTCCTGGAATACAACAAATCAGTGCAATTTATATTGTGAGCATTGCTACAGGGATGCAGGAGCAAAGGCCGAAGAAGAATTATCTACCGAAGAAGGCAAAGCACTAATTGATGAAATTGTCAAAGCAGGATTTAAAATTATGATCTTTTCTGGAGGCGAACCTTTGATGCGGGAAGATATTCTCGAGTTAGTAGAATATGCTTCCCAGAAAGGACTAAAGCCAGTATTTGGTACAAACGGTACTTTAATAACTTATGAGATGGCCCAAAAGCTTAAAAAAGCTGGGGCCTTAGCCATGGGAATTAGCTTAGATAGTGTCGATCCCCAAAAGCATGACCGTTTTCGCGCTTCCCCCGGTTCCTGGGAAAAAGCTGTGGAAGGAATGAAAAATTGCAAAGCAGCGGGGCTTCCTTTTCAAATTCATACCACCGTGGTCGAGTGGAACTACGATGAAGTTGAACAGTTAACTGATTTTGCAGTGGAAATTGGAGCAATAGCTCATCATATTTTCTTTTTAGTTCCTACTGGCAGAGCAGTTAATATTGAGCAAGAGTCCCTTAGAGCTGAGCAGTATGAAAAGCTTCTCCACAGGATTATGAAAAAACAGCAAGAGGTACCAATTGAATTAAAGCCCACCTGTGCTCCGCAGTTTATGCGGATTGCTAAACAAATGGGCATGGATTTGCGGTTTGGTCGAGGTTGTCTTGCTGGTACTTCTTACTGTATTATCAGCCCTAAAGGTGATGTCCAGCCCTGTGCTTATTTAAATATCCCTTTGGGAAATGTGCGGGAAATACCCTTTAGTGAAATTTGGAAAAACCATCCTGTTTTAAAGGAACTTCGCACTTTAAACTATAAAGGTGGTTGTGGTACTTGCAAATATAAAGAAATTTGCGGTGGCTGTCGCGCTCGGGCTTACTTTTATCACGATGGAGATTATATGGCGGAAGAGCCCTGGTGCTTATATCAAGGGCGAAAAGGATACTAA
- the hemL gene encoding glutamate-1-semialdehyde 2,1-aminomutase, whose amino-acid sequence MSLKFDRSIEAFSEAKKVIPGGVNSPVRAFKSVGLNPVFIERGEGAKIYDIDGNTYIDYVGSWGPLILGHRHPKVEKALANCLKKGTSFGAPTLLETEMAKLVVDAFPAMDMVRMVNSGTEATMSAIRLARGFTGRNKIVKFEGCYHGHADSLLIKAGSGALTLGVPTSPGVPVNIAYNTITAQFNDLSLLEEIFAQEGNDIAAVILEPVAGNMGVVPPKPGFLEGVRDITKKYGALLIMDEVMTGFRVHWGGAQVLYNVEPDITTLGKIIGGGLPVGAYGGRQEIMEMVSPAGPVYQAGTLSGNPLAMTAGIATLSVLKEEGVYEQLEEKSKYLEQGLKEAATAAGLNLWFNRVGSMLCTFFTSEEVVDYKSACTSDTNKFAIFFKTMLENGVYIAPSQFEAMFVSLAHTKEDLNKTIEAAYVAFKAVAKI is encoded by the coding sequence GTGAGCCTAAAATTTGACCGATCCATTGAAGCGTTTAGCGAAGCGAAAAAAGTTATTCCAGGAGGAGTTAACAGTCCTGTTCGGGCTTTTAAATCAGTAGGCTTAAATCCTGTATTTATAGAACGGGGAGAAGGAGCAAAGATTTATGATATTGACGGCAATACCTATATTGATTATGTAGGCTCATGGGGTCCCTTAATTTTAGGTCATCGCCATCCCAAAGTAGAAAAGGCATTAGCTAATTGTCTTAAAAAAGGGACTAGCTTTGGTGCCCCAACCTTATTGGAAACCGAAATGGCAAAGCTAGTAGTTGACGCTTTTCCGGCAATGGATATGGTGAGGATGGTTAACTCTGGGACTGAAGCTACCATGAGTGCAATACGTTTAGCCCGGGGATTTACCGGAAGAAATAAAATTGTTAAATTTGAAGGGTGTTATCATGGACATGCTGACTCACTCTTGATAAAAGCTGGCTCCGGAGCGCTTACTTTAGGTGTTCCTACAAGTCCGGGAGTACCTGTGAATATTGCCTATAACACTATCACTGCTCAGTTTAATGATTTATCTCTTTTGGAAGAAATTTTTGCACAAGAAGGCAATGATATTGCAGCAGTTATCTTAGAGCCGGTGGCGGGGAATATGGGGGTTGTGCCACCAAAGCCAGGCTTTTTGGAAGGGGTAAGGGATATCACAAAAAAATATGGAGCCTTATTAATCATGGACGAGGTTATGACTGGCTTTAGGGTTCACTGGGGAGGGGCGCAGGTACTCTACAACGTAGAGCCTGATATTACTACTTTAGGAAAGATAATTGGCGGAGGACTGCCGGTTGGAGCTTATGGTGGACGCCAAGAAATCATGGAAATGGTTTCTCCGGCAGGTCCCGTATATCAAGCAGGAACTTTATCAGGTAATCCCTTGGCAATGACCGCTGGTATTGCAACTTTATCAGTATTAAAAGAAGAAGGAGTTTATGAACAGTTGGAGGAAAAGTCTAAATATTTAGAGCAGGGACTTAAAGAAGCGGCAACGGCAGCCGGATTAAATCTTTGGTTTAACCGCGTCGGCTCAATGCTTTGTACTTTCTTTACATCGGAGGAAGTGGTGGATTATAAGTCAGCTTGCACTTCCGATACTAACAAATTTGCTATTTTCTTTAAGACCATGCTGGAAAATGGGGTATATATTGCTCCATCACAATTTGAGGCCATGTTTGTTTCTCTGGCGCATACTAAAGAGGATTTAAACAAAACCATTGAAGCGGCTTATGTGGCGTTTAAAGCAGTGGCCAAAATATAA
- the hemB gene encoding porphobilinogen synthase, whose translation MDLKLRMRRLRANEKIRSMVRENHLHPEDFIYPLFIAPGENYRKEVSSMPGVFQLSIDEAVKEAREVYELGIPAVILFGIPEHKDEVACGAYADDGIVQRAIRAIKKELSELYVITDVCLCEYTSHGHCGIVRGGEVINDETLTLLAKTAVSHAKAGADMVAPSDMMDGRVQAIREALDANGYSHIPIMAYSAKYASAFYGPFREAAESAPQFGDRRSYQMDPANGNEALREVLLDIEEGADIVMVKPALSYLDIVWRVKQEFGYPVCVYNVSGEYSLVKAAARNGWVEEKRIVLEILTSMKRAGADLIISYHAKDVVKWLKEENKC comes from the coding sequence ATGGATTTGAAACTTCGAATGCGGCGGCTTCGGGCCAACGAAAAAATCCGCTCAATGGTAAGAGAAAATCATTTGCATCCAGAAGATTTTATTTATCCCCTTTTTATTGCACCCGGGGAAAATTATCGTAAAGAAGTAAGTTCAATGCCAGGGGTATTTCAGTTGTCAATTGATGAAGCAGTAAAAGAAGCAAGGGAAGTATATGAACTTGGAATTCCAGCGGTTATCCTTTTTGGGATTCCCGAACATAAAGATGAAGTGGCTTGTGGAGCTTATGCCGATGACGGGATAGTCCAAAGAGCAATCCGGGCAATAAAAAAAGAACTATCGGAACTTTATGTGATTACCGATGTTTGCCTTTGTGAATATACCAGTCACGGACATTGCGGTATTGTACGGGGTGGGGAAGTGATAAACGATGAAACTTTAACGCTTTTAGCTAAAACTGCCGTATCCCATGCCAAAGCGGGCGCAGATATGGTGGCCCCATCGGATATGATGGACGGAAGGGTTCAAGCTATTCGCGAAGCCTTAGATGCTAACGGCTATAGCCATATTCCTATTATGGCGTACTCTGCCAAATATGCTTCAGCTTTTTATGGTCCTTTTAGGGAAGCAGCCGAGTCAGCGCCGCAATTTGGTGATCGCCGCTCCTACCAAATGGACCCGGCTAATGGTAATGAAGCTTTAAGGGAAGTATTGCTTGATATTGAAGAAGGCGCTGATATAGTAATGGTAAAACCGGCCTTAAGTTATCTTGATATAGTTTGGCGGGTAAAACAAGAATTTGGCTATCCGGTTTGTGTTTATAATGTTAGTGGTGAATATTCTTTAGTGAAAGCGGCTGCTCGAAACGGATGGGTTGAGGAAAAACGAATTGTTTTAGAAATTCTTACTTCCATGAAACGGGCCGGAGCTGATTTAATAATTTCTTATCATGCTAAAGATGTCGTTAAATGGCTAAAGGAGGAAAATAAATGTTAG
- a CDS encoding polyprenyl synthetase family protein: MFNLIKEDLMKVERELFNEVAEREEYLNDPALHLLRAGGKRLRPAFALLSAKLGDYEFEKVKPLAVALELIHMATLVHDDVVDNSFLRRGLPTVKANWGNKISVHIGDRIFARSLILIDACKNSYVAKVLSDVSVKMSAGEIQQLNSAKRISTSVKEYLLKIRRKTALLLSASCELGGVMANVPSRVVSALKIYGLYVGMAFQIIDDILDFTADEKVLGKPVGSDLKQGLITLPVLLALKNDKNNKLWTELLKLNNSTANVEQIISEVKALGGINEAYVWAKNYVDKAIKAFEFVPNSPVKDSFLEIAKFIVARNY, translated from the coding sequence TTGTTTAATCTGATAAAAGAAGACCTAATGAAAGTTGAACGGGAACTTTTTAATGAAGTCGCGGAACGGGAAGAATATTTAAATGACCCGGCGCTTCATCTTTTAAGGGCTGGAGGGAAAAGACTGCGTCCTGCCTTTGCTTTGCTTTCAGCAAAGCTTGGGGATTATGAATTTGAAAAAGTTAAGCCATTAGCTGTAGCTTTAGAATTAATCCACATGGCCACTTTAGTTCATGACGATGTTGTGGATAATTCGTTTTTACGGAGAGGGCTTCCTACTGTTAAAGCAAATTGGGGTAATAAAATTTCGGTACATATTGGGGATAGGATTTTTGCAAGATCTTTAATTTTAATTGATGCTTGCAAAAACAGCTACGTTGCCAAAGTGCTTTCCGATGTTAGTGTTAAAATGAGTGCTGGAGAAATTCAACAATTAAACAGTGCAAAGCGAATTTCAACCAGTGTCAAAGAATACTTGTTAAAAATCCGCAGAAAAACGGCGCTTTTATTATCCGCAAGCTGTGAGCTTGGGGGAGTTATGGCTAATGTTCCATCTCGGGTAGTAAGTGCCCTTAAAATTTATGGGCTTTATGTGGGTATGGCTTTTCAAATTATTGATGATATACTGGATTTTACGGCGGATGAAAAAGTTTTAGGAAAACCAGTAGGAAGTGATCTAAAACAAGGATTAATAACTTTACCGGTTTTACTGGCATTAAAAAATGATAAAAATAATAAGTTATGGACGGAACTTTTAAAGCTTAATAACAGTACAGCCAATGTAGAACAAATAATTTCAGAGGTTAAGGCCCTTGGAGGTATAAATGAAGCTTATGTTTGGGCCAAAAATTACGTGGATAAAGCAATAAAGGCTTTTGAATTTGTACCCAATTCACCGGTTAAAGATTCTTTTTTGGAAATAGCAAAATTTATTGTTGCAAGAAATTATTAA
- the hemC gene encoding hydroxymethylbilane synthase, giving the protein MTKEVIVGSRDSALALWQTNWVVDKLREIYPEINFKIVTLKTKGDKILDVALAKIGDKGLFTKELEHALLNHKIDMAVHSMKDLPTVLPEGLKIGAFCEREYPGDVLISPKGYKFSDLPHGAKIGTSSLRRIAQLLAVRPDLEMISLRGNLSTRFRKMEEMGLDGIVLAFAGVKRLGLANKITEKLSFDFCLPAVGQGSIGVEIREDDTFMEKLLEPLNHLETNRAIRAERAFLKRLEGGCQIPIGALGKVREGGLYLKGVVASLEGKVILKGETHGSIDEPEKLGIRLAEELLAKGADKILETIRCDENG; this is encoded by the coding sequence ATGACGAAAGAAGTTATTGTGGGGAGTCGCGATAGCGCACTGGCCTTATGGCAAACAAACTGGGTAGTGGATAAATTAAGAGAAATCTATCCTGAAATTAATTTTAAGATTGTTACATTGAAAACAAAGGGCGACAAAATTTTGGATGTAGCTTTAGCTAAAATTGGTGATAAGGGATTATTTACCAAAGAGTTAGAGCATGCTTTATTAAATCATAAAATTGATATGGCAGTTCACAGTATGAAAGATTTACCCACGGTATTGCCCGAAGGACTTAAAATAGGAGCCTTTTGTGAGAGGGAATATCCGGGAGATGTCTTAATTTCACCTAAAGGATATAAATTTTCGGATCTACCTCATGGTGCGAAAATTGGTACCAGTAGTTTGCGGCGGATTGCCCAACTTTTAGCCGTAAGACCGGATTTAGAAATGATTTCCCTCAGAGGAAATCTATCTACTCGTTTTCGTAAAATGGAGGAAATGGGTTTAGATGGTATAGTTCTGGCTTTTGCGGGAGTAAAGAGACTAGGTCTTGCTAATAAGATTACGGAAAAGTTGAGTTTTGATTTTTGTTTACCAGCGGTGGGGCAAGGTTCTATAGGGGTTGAAATTAGAGAAGATGATACTTTTATGGAAAAACTTTTAGAGCCTCTTAATCACTTGGAAACTAACCGGGCAATTCGGGCGGAAAGAGCTTTTTTAAAACGCTTGGAGGGCGGTTGTCAAATCCCCATTGGTGCTTTAGGTAAAGTTAGGGAAGGCGGACTTTATTTAAAGGGGGTTGTGGCTAGTTTAGAGGGCAAGGTGATTCTTAAGGGAGAGACCCATGGTAGTATTGATGAACCCGAAAAACTAGGAATTCGTTTAGCTGAAGAACTGTTAGCTAAAGGTGCAGATAAAATTTTAGAAACTATTAGGTGTGATGAAAATGGGTAA
- a CDS encoding carbon monoxide dehydrogenase accessory protein CooC — protein MKLAVAGKGGVGKTTIAAGIIKAMVADYDKIYAVDGDPDSCLGQALGLPIEEAYSITPLIEMKEEIKEKTGDGGLLILNPKVDGDLDKYGRYINDKIFLIRMGEIKKGGSQCYCRENSFLGSVVSALFLDKKEAVVMDMGAGIEHLTRGTAKAVDMMIAVIEPNLNSIKTGLNIEKLAGDLGIRKVRYVINKVHNPLEEELIKKHLPEDKILGIIPYNDAFIELSLKGEEVWQSTNPVFEQLNHIYQKLRLEVV, from the coding sequence TTGAAATTAGCAGTTGCCGGAAAAGGCGGAGTTGGAAAAACAACAATAGCGGCTGGTATAATAAAAGCCATGGTTGCTGATTACGATAAGATTTATGCCGTTGACGGTGACCCCGATAGCTGTTTGGGGCAAGCTTTAGGTCTTCCGATTGAAGAAGCCTATTCAATTACTCCCTTAATTGAAATGAAAGAAGAAATTAAAGAAAAAACCGGTGACGGGGGACTCCTAATTTTAAATCCTAAAGTAGATGGCGATCTTGATAAATATGGTAGATATATTAATGATAAAATTTTTTTAATTCGAATGGGAGAAATAAAAAAGGGCGGCTCCCAATGTTATTGCCGCGAAAACTCTTTTTTGGGTTCGGTGGTAAGTGCTTTATTTTTGGATAAAAAAGAAGCGGTAGTTATGGATATGGGGGCAGGAATTGAGCATTTAACCCGGGGCACGGCCAAAGCCGTTGATATGATGATTGCTGTAATTGAACCAAACCTCAACAGTATCAAAACTGGTCTTAATATTGAAAAGTTAGCCGGGGATTTAGGGATTAGAAAAGTACGTTACGTAATAAATAAGGTCCACAATCCTCTGGAAGAAGAGCTAATTAAAAAGCATTTACCCGAGGATAAGATTTTGGGCATTATACCATACAATGATGCTTTTATCGAACTTTCATTAAAAGGAGAAGAAGTTTGGCAATCTACTAATCCGGTTTTTGAGCAACTTAATCACATATACCAAAAATTACGCCTGGAGGTGGTATAA
- a CDS encoding phasin family protein, whose amino-acid sequence MDIFKRSIMLGLGLITLTKEKAEEFMNELMEKGKMSKDEAQKFLDDLITKGKSQKEELKAEINAELQKIIKELNLVTREELKLLENRLNELETKIQEQNKG is encoded by the coding sequence ATGGATATTTTTAAGCGCAGTATAATGCTTGGTTTAGGGTTAATTACCCTCACTAAGGAAAAGGCGGAAGAGTTTATGAACGAGCTTATGGAAAAAGGCAAGATGAGCAAAGATGAAGCGCAAAAATTTTTAGATGATTTAATTACTAAAGGAAAAAGCCAAAAAGAAGAGTTAAAAGCTGAAATTAACGCAGAACTGCAAAAAATAATTAAAGAGTTAAATTTGGTGACCAGAGAAGAATTAAAACTTTTGGAAAATCGGCTAAATGAATTAGAAACTAAAATCCAAGAGCAAAACAAGGGGTAA
- a CDS encoding ABC1 kinase family protein has product MLPLAPKHLSRFREIAGVLTEFGFGFLLAYIRRPNNVEKIDLNDYRMTELAGNLKKMLEKLGPTFIKLGQILSTQKDILPKPFQEALEKLQDQVTPLPFREIASYIEENLDSPLEEIFIEFDENPIASASLGQVYRAKLQDEKEVVVKVKRPGVDDLIKTDLQILYRIASFIENKTNWGKLNKPLRMWEELKLSLERELDYTGEARNIDNFRKNVKYKKLIIPKVFWEFTNENILVLEAVYGVKVSERSRLLEMGIDLDRLARDLVEIFVMQILEDGYFHADPHPGNIAVTPLGEIILYDFGMVGFLNPWLKEILISLLISVVKKDFARISELLIELSHREDITPAEIKKDVRDIFNQYYFVSLAYLSLGELLKELLILAKKHEIVIPPEIVLVAKTIIALEGIVKTLNSGLSVAELAEPIATSLLKSRVLKLPSLKKIALEIYDLFDKLTALPGMLESSLANLEKAKLTLKLEERQLDKLTNSFTKSVQFLAVVIFYAAYFLSSPAILKALPLEHRGKMFLFITVAYFSGGYILWKKHRV; this is encoded by the coding sequence GTGCTACCCTTAGCGCCTAAACATCTATCAAGATTCCGGGAAATTGCTGGAGTGTTAACGGAATTCGGTTTTGGCTTCTTGTTGGCATATATTAGACGACCAAATAATGTTGAAAAAATAGATTTGAATGATTACCGAATGACTGAACTTGCTGGGAATCTAAAAAAAATGCTGGAAAAATTAGGACCCACCTTTATAAAACTGGGACAAATTTTAAGTACCCAAAAAGATATTTTGCCAAAGCCATTTCAAGAAGCGTTAGAAAAACTTCAAGATCAAGTAACACCGTTGCCTTTTAGGGAAATTGCATCATATATTGAAGAAAACTTGGATTCTCCTTTAGAGGAAATATTTATTGAATTTGACGAAAACCCAATTGCTAGCGCCTCCCTAGGACAAGTCTATCGGGCTAAACTTCAGGATGAAAAAGAAGTAGTAGTAAAGGTTAAACGACCAGGGGTCGATGACTTAATAAAAACCGATTTACAAATTTTATACCGAATTGCTTCTTTTATTGAAAATAAAACTAACTGGGGAAAGCTCAACAAACCGTTACGGATGTGGGAAGAATTAAAATTAAGCTTAGAACGGGAACTGGATTATACTGGTGAAGCTAGAAATATTGACAATTTCCGTAAAAATGTGAAATATAAAAAGCTAATCATACCCAAAGTGTTTTGGGAGTTCACCAATGAAAATATTTTGGTTTTGGAGGCAGTTTACGGAGTAAAAGTAAGCGAACGGTCACGTCTTTTAGAAATGGGCATTGACTTAGACCGTTTAGCCCGGGACTTGGTGGAGATATTTGTCATGCAAATCTTAGAAGATGGCTATTTTCATGCCGATCCCCATCCGGGAAATATTGCAGTAACACCCTTAGGGGAAATTATTTTGTATGATTTTGGCATGGTGGGATTTTTGAATCCCTGGCTTAAGGAAATTTTAATCTCATTATTAATAAGCGTAGTAAAAAAAGATTTTGCGCGAATTTCTGAATTATTAATTGAATTAAGTCACCGGGAAGATATTACACCAGCAGAGATAAAAAAAGATGTTCGGGATATATTTAATCAGTATTATTTTGTGTCTTTAGCTTACCTTTCTCTTGGGGAGTTGCTAAAAGAACTGTTAATTCTTGCTAAAAAACATGAGATTGTAATTCCACCAGAAATTGTGCTAGTAGCTAAAACTATTATTGCCTTAGAAGGAATCGTAAAAACCTTAAATAGCGGATTATCCGTTGCCGAATTAGCCGAACCAATTGCCACAAGTCTTTTAAAAAGTCGGGTATTAAAACTTCCTTCTCTAAAAAAAATTGCCCTAGAAATTTATGATCTTTTTGATAAATTAACAGCGCTTCCAGGAATGCTTGAAAGCAGTCTTGCCAATTTAGAAAAGGCAAAACTAACCCTTAAACTCGAAGAACGCCAATTAGACAAGCTTACTAATTCCTTTACTAAAAGCGTTCAATTTTTAGCTGTAGTAATTTTTTACGCTGCCTATTTTTTGAGCTCTCCAGCGATTTTAAAGGCTTTGCCTCTTGAACACAGAGGCAAAATGTTTCTTTTTATTACTGTTGCTTACTTTTCCGGTGGATATATTTTATGGAAAAAGCATCGGGTATAG
- the hemA gene encoding glutamyl-tRNA reductase produces MYLVVVGVNHRTAPVDVREKLSFSEHRLGEAFAKLKSYPTIDGVVILSTCNRTEVYVAALEIDNGLKAVREFLANWAGLSLSEIKNYTYNYTLYDAVHHLFRVASGLDSMILGETQILGQVRDAYIKASSFKASNKILNTLFQHAITVGKKVRTETGIDKNPVSVSYAAVQLACSFFGSLRDKKALLIGAGKMSNLTAKHLSYYGIEEIIVTNRSFDKAETFARQFNGTAIPFEKIYDILLEVDVVISCTGAPHLIIHKDRLEPIVKKRVKPLYLIDIAVPRDIDPEITNLPNVLLHDIDKLQNVVTKNLEERKRLAEMAENIIEKELKAFIEWHSSQFVIPTIVALKKKAEEIKNKELTKALNKLGNVSEREKNIVCALAHGIINQMLHTPIVQLKQYALTPQGHLYTEIFQNIFNLQVEGERPKASLPHLEEMEDDNDERSYCGESR; encoded by the coding sequence ATGTATTTAGTGGTTGTGGGGGTAAATCACAGGACAGCTCCGGTCGATGTGCGGGAAAAACTATCTTTTTCCGAACACCGATTAGGAGAAGCTTTTGCCAAATTAAAATCCTATCCTACAATTGATGGTGTTGTAATCCTTTCTACTTGTAATCGCACTGAAGTTTATGTAGCTGCTTTGGAAATTGACAATGGGTTAAAAGCTGTTCGGGAATTTCTTGCTAATTGGGCTGGTTTGTCCCTTTCTGAGATTAAAAACTATACTTATAACTACACACTGTATGATGCAGTACACCATTTATTTAGAGTGGCATCGGGACTTGATTCAATGATTTTAGGGGAAACCCAGATCTTGGGGCAGGTTCGTGATGCCTATATAAAAGCTTCTTCGTTCAAAGCTTCCAATAAAATATTGAATACGTTATTTCAACACGCTATAACTGTGGGTAAAAAAGTTCGTACCGAAACTGGAATTGATAAAAATCCAGTTTCGGTTAGTTATGCCGCAGTTCAATTAGCGTGTTCATTTTTTGGAAGCCTTAGGGATAAAAAGGCATTATTAATTGGCGCTGGTAAAATGAGTAATTTAACAGCAAAGCATTTAAGTTATTATGGAATAGAAGAAATTATTGTTACCAACCGTTCCTTTGACAAAGCTGAAACTTTTGCTCGGCAGTTTAATGGCACTGCTATACCTTTTGAAAAAATTTACGACATCCTCTTAGAGGTTGACGTAGTAATTAGCTGTACCGGAGCACCTCATTTAATTATTCATAAAGACCGGCTTGAGCCTATTGTGAAAAAGCGGGTAAAGCCTTTGTACTTAATAGATATTGCCGTACCCCGAGATATTGATCCAGAAATAACAAATCTTCCCAATGTCTTGTTACATGACATTGATAAATTGCAAAATGTGGTAACCAAAAACTTAGAAGAAAGAAAAAGACTTGCCGAAATGGCTGAAAATATCATTGAAAAAGAACTCAAAGCATTTATTGAATGGCATAGCTCACAGTTTGTTATACCAACTATTGTAGCTTTAAAGAAAAAAGCTGAAGAAATAAAAAATAAAGAGCTTACCAAAGCTTTAAATAAATTAGGTAATGTTAGCGAAAGGGAAAAAAATATTGTTTGTGCTTTAGCCCACGGCATTATAAATCAAATGTTACACACGCCAATAGTACAGCTAAAACAGTATGCCTTAACTCCACAAGGTCATCTCTATACTGAAATATTTCAAAATATCTTCAATCTTCAGGTAGAAGGAGAGCGGCCAAAAGCGAGTTTGCCTCATCTTGAAGAAATGGAGGACGACAATGACGAAAGAAGTTATTGTGGGGAGTCGCGATAG
- a CDS encoding uroporphyrinogen-III synthase produces the protein MGNSVSCRVFFASERDYLIKSEIFYRSLRDSKNFYYFDEKFAKPLEFFPNAHKISDLPIEISSDDGILISDLKDLTKISYLKSFYYYNLGRFCTVGPLAGIKVLIPRTEKEQEQEIGRFGAVGIEVPLLKINYILDESLKTLDFSEYDWIIFTSTHGVRGFFFNLQHFKIDPRKLSFIKFAVVGEKTALTLKEFGFTADFTSSKFTAKDLALELINSKLIKKKVLVAQGNLGRLELLEIFENNNILTQKLLVYENTPNTEIKPFLNGLLKAELIDVLFFTSPSTFNNFYEFLEDETLALKLPHFAIGPTTYEAFTMKNIKNKYFAAKHTLDGLWHTLKTYIQGE, from the coding sequence ATGGGTAACTCGGTTTCTTGCCGGGTTTTCTTTGCCAGTGAGAGGGATTATTTAATTAAATCCGAAATTTTTTATCGGAGTTTAAGGGATTCGAAAAACTTCTATTATTTTGATGAGAAATTTGCAAAACCTTTGGAATTTTTTCCAAATGCTCATAAAATAAGTGATCTCCCGATTGAAATTTCTTCTGATGATGGTATTTTAATCAGTGATTTAAAAGATTTAACTAAAATATCTTATTTAAAAAGTTTTTACTATTACAATTTAGGCCGTTTTTGTACCGTTGGACCATTAGCAGGAATAAAAGTTTTAATTCCTAGAACTGAAAAAGAACAGGAACAGGAAATTGGACGTTTTGGTGCTGTCGGAATTGAAGTTCCACTGCTTAAAATCAATTATATTTTAGATGAAAGTTTAAAAACTTTAGATTTTTCCGAGTATGATTGGATTATTTTTACCAGTACCCATGGGGTGCGGGGCTTTTTTTTCAATTTACAACATTTTAAAATTGACCCAAGAAAGCTCTCTTTTATAAAATTCGCGGTTGTTGGAGAGAAAACTGCTTTAACTTTAAAAGAATTTGGTTTTACTGCTGATTTTACTTCTTCAAAGTTTACCGCCAAGGATTTGGCTTTGGAATTAATTAATTCAAAGCTAATTAAGAAAAAAGTTCTTGTGGCTCAAGGAAACCTTGGAAGATTAGAACTTCTAGAAATTTTTGAAAATAATAATATTCTTACCCAAAAACTATTGGTTTATGAAAATACTCCTAACACTGAAATAAAGCCTTTTTTAAATGGATTATTAAAAGCCGAGTTAATAGATGTTCTTTTCTTTACTAGCCCATCGACCTTTAATAATTTTTATGAGTTTCTTGAGGATGAAACTCTTGCATTAAAGCTTCCTCATTTTGCTATAGGTCCAACAACTTATGAAGCTTTTACGATGAAAAATATAAAAAATAAATACTTTGCAGCAAAACACACACTTGATGGGCTGTGGCATACTTTAAAAACTTATATTCAAGGAGAGTGA